In one Nitrososphaera viennensis EN76 genomic region, the following are encoded:
- a CDS encoding DUF1059 domain-containing protein produces the protein MEMKCRDVGFNCDFVVRGDSEQEIMQQAAAHAQRDHGMRPEDITEELKGKIRANIH, from the coding sequence ATGGAAATGAAATGCAGGGACGTCGGGTTCAACTGTGACTTTGTGGTAAGAGGCGATTCAGAACAAGAAATCATGCAACAGGCTGCGGCGCATGCACAGAGGGACCACGGCATGAGGCCGGAGGACATAACCGAGGAACTGAAAGGCAAAATCCGCGCAAACATTCACTGA
- a CDS encoding site-specific integrase, translated as MDSDSIYNYTAKILSIKRRLEQFDDDDDDATGNGKVASEFLDALGDHGLSKGRVVYYAARLPIIMQWFANRSMMLKNATKDDCKDCVRSIISDKYAGKTNRAFAEALKRLVHFAKAGEIGEKKDGRDYVSEVSWIRPETYVKNGRKREIRPGDLLTGEEIEALLDAIPKISRFPGRDRAMVMCLYEGAFRPGELLNMTVGGVLFKDKVAVVTTVGKTGEKTVPLLLSYRLLLDWIEQHPFKDNLDAPLWWSFATDKVIGYGYLRKVVKKAASEAGIKKKVWNYLLRHTKLTDVARKHPDQILKRFGNWKKGTEMMDVYIHLSESDLEEAVLKEHGLLPEGGKKNGLVLKTCPRCGEQNAGAKRCTKCGYIIDEKLAIKIAHREQSTLEGLTRTVKEHEHVQKKIFRMLEELTGTTKAVSSPA; from the coding sequence ATGGACAGCGATTCCATATACAACTATACAGCCAAGATACTTTCTATCAAGAGGCGGCTAGAGCAGTTTGACGATGACGATGATGATGCAACCGGAAACGGTAAAGTTGCATCAGAGTTTCTGGACGCACTTGGCGACCACGGACTATCCAAGGGCAGGGTTGTCTATTATGCCGCAAGGCTACCAATTATCATGCAATGGTTTGCGAACCGCAGTATGATGTTAAAAAATGCGACCAAAGACGACTGCAAAGATTGCGTGAGGAGCATAATATCTGATAAATATGCTGGCAAGACAAACAGGGCTTTTGCAGAGGCACTAAAGAGGCTGGTTCATTTTGCCAAGGCGGGGGAGATAGGGGAAAAGAAGGATGGGAGAGACTATGTCTCAGAAGTATCGTGGATAAGGCCGGAAACGTACGTCAAGAACGGCCGAAAGAGGGAGATAAGGCCAGGGGACCTTCTTACAGGCGAAGAGATTGAAGCTTTGCTGGATGCGATACCGAAGATAAGCAGGTTTCCAGGCAGAGACAGGGCCATGGTGATGTGCCTTTATGAAGGGGCGTTCAGGCCCGGCGAGCTTTTGAACATGACAGTTGGAGGGGTGCTCTTCAAGGACAAAGTCGCCGTGGTAACGACGGTAGGCAAGACTGGCGAAAAGACGGTGCCACTGTTGCTGTCGTACCGGCTGCTGCTTGACTGGATAGAGCAGCACCCCTTCAAGGACAACCTGGACGCTCCCCTGTGGTGGTCATTTGCTACTGACAAGGTCATAGGCTACGGGTACCTCCGCAAAGTGGTAAAGAAGGCGGCTTCTGAGGCAGGGATAAAGAAAAAGGTCTGGAACTATCTGCTGAGGCACACCAAGCTTACCGACGTTGCACGGAAGCACCCTGACCAGATACTCAAGAGGTTTGGCAACTGGAAGAAGGGGACTGAGATGATGGACGTATACATCCATCTGAGCGAATCCGACCTGGAAGAAGCCGTTCTGAAGGAGCATGGCCTGCTTCCAGAAGGCGGGAAAAAGAACGGGCTGGTCCTCAAGACATGTCCAAGGTGCGGCGAACAGAATGCCGGGGCAAAGAGGTGTACCAAGTGCGGCTACATAATTGACGAGAAGCTGGCAATCAAAATAGCCCACAGGGAGCAGAGCACGCTTGAAGGACTGACTAGAACGGTAAAGGAGCACGAACACGTACAGAAAAAGATATTCAGGATGCTGGAAGAGCTGACCGGAACGACGAAGGCAGTCAGTTCTCCTGCCTGA